Part of the Anaerolineae bacterium genome is shown below.
ATGCCCGCGAGGCCGGCAAGCCGCGCGCGGCGGAGCGCATTGCCCAATGGATCTGGCGCGTCGCCACGCGCGAGGTTGCCTGAAATTCCCCCTAGGGGAGGATCATCTCCTCTTTCCCGTGCAGGCGGTCCAGCACCCTTTCGACAATCAGGTCCATGTGCGCAGTATACCGCACGAAGTCCAGGTCATCGGATGGTATGGTCAGCACTGGACACAGGCGGAAGCCCTGGATCCATTCGTCGTAGAGCCGGTTGAGCTGGGCCAGGTATTCATCGGAGATCTCCCGCTCGAAATGCCGGCCGCGCAGGGCGATGCGCCGGCGGAGGGTAGCCTCCGATGCCTTGAGGTAAATGACCAAATCGGGTGGAGGGAGGAACCTCACCACCGCCTCGTAAATATCGCGGTAGGTGCGGTAGTCGCGCGGGGAGAGATATCCCTGGCGATACAGGTTTTCGGCGAACACCTCCGCGTCCTCATAAATGGTGCGGTCCTGCACCACCGAGGTGGGATGTTCCATGAGGCGGTGGTAGTGGTGCAGGCGGCGGGCCAGGAAGAAGACCTGCGAGTGAAAGCTCCAACGGTGCATATCGGCGTAGAAATCGCTGAGGTAGGGATTGTCCGCCACCGCCTCGTAAAAGGGCTTCCAACCCAGCCGATAGCAGAGCAGTTCCGTTAAGGTAGACTTGCCCACACCGATATTGCCGGCCACTGCCACGAAGAACTTCACCCTTTCCCCTCCTGCTATGGTTCTGGAGT
Proteins encoded:
- a CDS encoding deoxynucleoside kinase, producing MKFFVAVAGNIGVGKSTLTELLCYRLGWKPFYEAVADNPYLSDFYADMHRWSFHSQVFFLARRLHHYHRLMEHPTSVVQDRTIYEDAEVFAENLYRQGYLSPRDYRTYRDIYEAVVRFLPPPDLVIYLKASEATLRRRIALRGRHFEREISDEYLAQLNRLYDEWIQGFRLCPVLTIPSDDLDFVRYTAHMDLIVERVLDRLHGKEEMILP